A stretch of the Acyrthosiphon pisum isolate AL4f chromosome A2, pea_aphid_22Mar2018_4r6ur, whole genome shotgun sequence genome encodes the following:
- the LOC103308543 gene encoding uncharacterized protein LOC103308543, producing MTTQCLVTLAQQAYEHFPRAADAITKDFYMDDLMTGGVTEAECIQLYQEITSILASAKLPLRKWCSNSSYVLGHIGKNVRDPLFTLELGDEEMVKSFGLCWNPVLDEFSFNVIPTPARSTLTKRTLLSDLNKVFDPIGFISPILVKGKIFLQQVWALKIDWDSPLSSDIHDRWMSFHKDLEKLQNVSIPRKVLPKPNEFQIHGFCDASQEAYGACIYVRSRCSENTWQVRLLCARSRVAPIKGSTIPRLGLNGALVLAQLLQKLTDAWEIDRHKCHLWTDSTVVLSWLNAQSNRLKVYVSNRVNQILELTNASQWNYVRTDKNPADMISRGTNVTEISASTLWWNGPDWLGISDELWEKVPRNILKEEEIPEQRTIQFALVGVQSNQELVQHYSSWSRLQRETAWLKRFVEYLRTRRVPSEVHLSVRELQAAEVCILKQVQAECFLDELRSLESQRELNLKSKLKSLRPFIKDGLILVGGRLNNSGLSILQRHPIVLPANHKVTRLIFERIHLEQLHCGPQALLAEVRRRYWPLRSRVMARSVVSRCVRCTRAKPTFNAPLMAPLHKERVQVARPFAVTVSILLDQSS from the coding sequence ATGACAACGCAGTGTTTGGTAACGTTGGCACAACAAGCGTACGAACATTTTCCCAGAGCTGCGGATGCGATAACGAAGGACTTTTATATGGATGATCTGATGACGGGAGGTGTAACCGAAGCTGAATGTATTCAATTGTACCAAGAGATAACGTCAATTCTAGCCTCAGCAAAATTACCTCTAAGAAAGTGGTGTTCTAATTCCTCTTACGTCTTGGGACATATTGGTAAAAATGTCAGGGACCCCTTATTCACCTTGGAATTAGGAGATGAAGAAATGGTCAAGTCTTTCGGCTTATGTTGGAACCCAGTACTTGATGAGTTCAGTTTCAATGTCATACCAACTCCAGCACGATCAACATTGACCAAGAGAACACTGCTATCCGATTTGAACAAGGTGTTTGACCCCATAGGTTTTATATCACCAATACTCGTAAAGGGAAAGATATTTTTACAGCAGGTATGGGCCTTGAAAATTGATTGGGATAGTCCCTTGTCTTCAGACATTCATGATCGGTGGATGTCATTCCATAAGGATTTAGAGAAACTGCAAAATGTATCCATTCCAAGAAAGGTTCTACCCAAACCAAATGAATTCCAGATACACGGATTCTGTGATGCGTCGCAAGAAGCCTATGGTGCTTGCATATATGTACGATCGCGCTGTTCTGAAAATACGTGGCAGGTTCGACTGCTGTGTGCTAGAAGTCGTGTAGCACCAATAAAGGGTTCAACAATTCCTCGTCTTGGACTGAATGGTGCCTTGGTATTAGCACAATTACTCCAAAAGCTAACGGATGCTTGGGAAATTGATCGTCATAAGTGTCATTTGTGGACAGACTCCACTGTAGTTCTTAGTTGGTTAAATGCACAATCTAATCGATTAAAGGTGTACGTCAGTAATCGCGTTAATCAGATCTTGGAGCTTACAAATGCATCGCAATGGAATTATGTAAGAACAGATAAGAACCCTGCTGATATGATATCTCGAGGTACTAATGTAACGGAGATAAGTGCTTCTACACTTTGGTGGAATGGACCTGATTGGTTAGGCATATCCGACGAGTTGTGGGAAAAGGTCCCAAGAAACATATTGAAGGAAGAAGAAATACCTGAGCAACGCACAATACAATTTGCATTAGTTGGAGTTCAATCTAATCAAGAGTTGGTTCAACACTACTCCTCTTGGTCACGACTGCAGAGAGAAACAGCTTGGTTAAAAAGATTTGTAGAATATTTGAGAACAAGAAGGGTACCAAGTGAAGTTCATTTGTCTGTGAGAGAACTGCAAGCGGCCGAAGTATGTATACTGAAACAAGTCCAAGCCGAATGTTTCCTTGATGAGTTACGATCTCTGGAATCTCAAAGGGAGTTGAACCTAAAAAGTAAACTGAAGTCCCTACGACCATTTATAAAGGACGGACTAATCTTGGTTGGTGGACGTTTGAACAATTCTGGGTTGTCAATATTACAAAGGCACCCGATCGTGTTGCCTGCAAATCATAAGGTGACTAGGTTAATATTTGAACGAATACATTTAGAGCAATTACATTGTGGGCCTCAAGCCTTGCTTGCTGAGGTGAGACGAAGGTATTGGCCGTTAAGAAGTCGAGTGATGGCGCGTTCCGTGGTATCACGTTGCGTGAGATGCACCCGAGCCAAACCAACATTTAATGCTCCCTTGATGGCTCCATTACACAAGGAAAGGGTCCAAGTCGCACGACCGTTCGCTGTTACTGTATCGATTTTGCTGGACCAATCATCATAA
- the LOC107882968 gene encoding uncharacterized protein LOC107882968, with the protein MYSEEELKLLAELRRKRGVVKAALTRAQTFVSNFVIGEQAVSLLEFRQEELPQINRKFDEIQSQIELIAIEDTVEAETERKNFEELYFMIRSQMQEMIKADKASNTSVHNASHIFSSSGHWNQLPPIPLPSFDGNIQEWSSFFDIFHAIVHEGNEYSDAQKFYYLRSCLQGQALDLVRSIPINDSNYSVVVERLKQRYDNPRLVIQSHIRSLLECPRIEEPSASALQELYSHVSTHVAALSALDQPIEHWDAWLITIVTGRLERSTGHGWQLHLRNTNLPKYSDLESFLASRCVALEGSEAIGLNQKGSKVIPNNSGTRYPKQNQLKEAQLTQSPSSKKFGAHSRGALLDPKEAQYFTSLRKKKGTFEIFHQGHGHVFLSTAVVLVRDHQGVRRKCHAILDSGSQVNFISKGLAKQLQLPAARSSLPVSGIGANTLQSSTYVDVHVESRFGSSSFNLSCHTLPVIMSQLQPVRTPVEGWTIPSELLPQLADPHFCDSKQIDLLIGGGAFFDILQPSRIQLDVKMLYLQDSKLGWIVTGELSHTCLLSVGRSLEEESKTILGHEDVLYEKQSKANQCSIEENHALEHFQSTFRRNEEGRFVLQLPVKTDLTNLGQSVNSATSRFLSVERKLQQDKDLRMEYTKFMKDYLEMGHMQEVVKESNIPKRSCYLPHHAVFKSSSLT; encoded by the exons ATGTACAGCGAAGAGGAATTAAAATTGTTAGCAGAGCTAAGAAGGAAACGAGGTGTTGTCAAAGCAGCCCTCACACGTGCCCAAACCTTTGTTTCAAATTTCGTTATCGGTGAGCAAGCAGTCTCATTACTCGAGTTCAGGCAGGAGGAGCTGCCACAAATAAACAGGAAGTTTGATGAAATTCAGTCCCAAATCGAATTGATTGCGATTGAAGATACTGTAGAAGCTGAAACGGAGAGGAAAAATTTTGAAGaactttattttatgataagatCACAGATGCAAGAAATGATCAAGGCAGATAAGGCATCAAACACTTCTGTTCACAATGCTTCGCACATTTTCAGCAGTTCAGGACATTGGAATCAGCTGCCACCAATACCACTGCCATCGTTCGATGGAAACATACAAGAATGGTCTTCATTCTTCGATATTTTCCATGCTATAGTACATGAAGGAAATGAATATTCAGATGCTCAGAAGTTTTATTATTTGCGTTCGTGTTTACAAGGGCAAGCATTAGACTTGGTGCGTTCTATTCCTATCAACGACAGCAACTATTCGGTAGTTGTTGAAAGGCTCAAGCAACGATACGACAACCCTAGGCTTGTAATTCAGTCGCACATACGATCGCTTCTTGAATGTCCAAGGATCGAAGAACCATCAGCATCAGCGCTGCAAGAACTTTATTCACATGTAAGCACTCATGTTGCTGCACTGAGCGCGCTTGACCAACCAATCGAACACTGGGATGCGTGGTTAATCACTATAGTTACAGGACGTCTTGAAAGAAGCACTGGGCACGGATGGCAACTACATCTGAGAAACACTAATTTACCCAAGTACTCGGACCTCGAATCGTTTCTGGCTAGCCGGTGTGTGGCGTTAGAAGGTTCAGAGGCAATAGGTTTAAATCAAAAGGGATCTAAGGTTATTCCAAATAATTCGGGCACAAGGTAtccaaaacaaaatcaattgaaGGAAGCTCAACTCACCCAATCACCTAGTAGTAAGAAGTTCGGAGCTCACTCAAGAGGTGCTCTTTTAGATCCGAA GGAAGCACAATACTTTACTTCATTACGAAAGAAAAAAGGAACCTTCGAAATCT TTCATCAAGGACATGGACACGTATTTTTGTCAACTGCAGTAGTTCTAGTAAGGGACCATCAAGGTGTGCGTAGGAAATGCCATGCCATACTAGATAGTGGTTCGCAGGTTAACTTCATATCCAAGGGACTAGCAAAACAACTACAATTACCAGCTGCAAGGTCGTCGCTTCCAGTTAGTGGCATAGGAGCAAACACACTCCAGTCTAGTACCTATGTTGATGTACATGTTGAATCCAGATTTGGTTCATCGAGTTTCAACTTATCTTGTCATACTTTACCTGTTATCATGTCACAACTACAACCTGTTCGTACTCCAGTGGAAGGCTGGACAATTCCAAGTGAACTATTACCACAGCTAGCTGACCCTCATTTCTGTGATTCCAAACAAATCGACTTATTGATTGGAGGTGGTGCATTCTTTGACATACTGCAGCCAAGTCGTATACAGCTGGATGTGAAGATGTTATATCTACAGGACAGCAAGTTAGGTTGGATAGTCACTGGTGAGTTGAGCCACACATGTCTGCTAAGTGTTGGCAGATCGTTGGAAGAAGAATCTAAGACAATTCTCGGCCATGAGGATGTTTTGTACGAAAAACAATCAAAGGCAAACCAGTGTTCTATCGAAGAAAACCATGCGCTCGAACATTTTCAGTCCACATTCAGACGAAATGAGGAAGGTCGTTTCGTGCTGCAATTACCCGTCAAAACTGACCTAACTAATTTAGGTCAGAGTGTCAATTCAGCTACATCTAGGTTTCTCAGTGTGGAGAGAAAACTACAGCAAGATAAAGACTTGCGAATGGAGTACACGAAGTTCATGAAGGATTACCTGGAGATGGGCCATATGCAAGAAGTTGTGAAGGAATCGAATATTCCTAAGCGATCATGCTACTTACCACACCATGCAGTATTCAAGAGCTCAAGTTTAACATGA